One part of the Bacillus sp. FJAT-45350 genome encodes these proteins:
- the alr gene encoding alanine racemase, translated as MKIVEGYYRDTWVEVNLDYIEENIRSIKANFQRDIHVMAVVKADGYGHGATATANAAVKAGASYIGVALLDEALQLREDGVTVPILVLGRTRPKDIDLAIRNEITVTVFQKEWLIEANKESEEEKPLLVHVKFDTGMGRIGITTKEEGKDVIKCIKESSKFILEGVFTHFATADELDLSYFDKQYERFTDVLSWLNDWGASVRFIHCGNSATGLRFPDKAFNMFRLGISMYGLTPSIDIKAELPVHLKEAFSLRSKLVQVKQVPPGEGISYGKTYETKEWEWVGTIPIGYADGWYRYHSTSGGYVLIDGKKAPFIGRICMDQCMVKLPYQVEVGTTVTLIGADGGSMIGMDDVASRLRTINYEIPCMISYRVPRKYYQNGHEVSVRNRIY; from the coding sequence ATGAAGATAGTGGAAGGATATTATCGGGATACTTGGGTTGAAGTAAACCTTGATTATATAGAAGAGAATATTCGCTCAATCAAAGCCAATTTTCAGAGGGATATCCATGTAATGGCTGTAGTGAAAGCAGACGGATATGGACATGGAGCAACGGCTACTGCAAACGCAGCGGTAAAGGCTGGAGCCTCTTATATTGGAGTAGCGCTTTTAGATGAGGCACTTCAACTAAGAGAGGATGGAGTAACTGTACCGATTCTCGTGCTTGGGCGTACACGACCTAAGGATATTGATTTAGCTATTCGGAATGAAATAACGGTAACTGTTTTTCAAAAAGAATGGCTAATTGAAGCAAATAAGGAAAGTGAAGAGGAGAAACCGCTACTTGTCCATGTGAAGTTTGATACAGGTATGGGTAGAATTGGTATAACCACTAAAGAAGAAGGAAAAGATGTAATTAAGTGTATAAAAGAAAGTTCAAAGTTCATATTAGAAGGTGTATTTACACACTTTGCAACAGCTGATGAACTTGACCTTTCTTATTTTGATAAGCAATATGAACGATTTACAGACGTTCTTTCATGGTTGAATGATTGGGGCGCTAGCGTTCGATTTATTCACTGTGGAAATAGTGCAACAGGTCTACGCTTTCCAGACAAGGCATTTAATATGTTTCGCTTAGGGATATCTATGTACGGTTTGACCCCATCTATCGATATAAAAGCTGAGCTACCAGTGCACCTAAAGGAAGCATTCTCACTAAGAAGCAAGCTTGTACAAGTGAAGCAGGTTCCACCAGGTGAAGGAATAAGTTACGGCAAAACGTATGAGACGAAAGAATGGGAATGGGTTGGAACAATTCCTATTGGTTATGCAGATGGATGGTATCGTTATCATTCAACTAGTGGTGGTTATGTATTAATTGATGGAAAGAAAGCACCGTTTATCGGACGTATCTGCATGGATCAATGTATGGTAAAGCTTCCGTATCAGGTTGAAGTTGGAACGACAGTAACATTGATTGGAGCTGACGGAGGTTCAATGATAGGAATGGACGATGTAGCGAGTCGTTTAAGGACAATTAATTATGAAATCCCCTGTATGATTAGTTATCGCGTACCAAGGAAGTATTACCAGAATGGTCATGAAGTGTCTGTTAGAAATCGAATTTATTAG
- a CDS encoding LolA family protein — MRKALMTLFVGLLLTILLVGCGEKTQEDIIEDLDKKLGEMTGYKANATMTLQTGKDPQDYEVEIWHQKENYFRVALKNENKDQSQIILRNDDGVFVLTPALNKSFRFQSDWPNNNSQVYLYDSLITDILMDPERQFSASEDHYVFQTNTNYQNKNLSSQEITLNKKDLAPASVKIMNPDFEVLVQVNFNSFEMNPSFNEGDFDMERNMTGAKMEVPTMAEPEMDEPLTVYFPMYEPQGTSLTDSKEISTEDGKRVVLSYTGENSFTLIQQKSRVVTASTPMTLSNGEPVDLGFTVGVMNENEIMWSYEGVDFYLASNDLHKEEMMAIARSVYGTTEK, encoded by the coding sequence ATGCGAAAAGCGTTAATGACATTATTTGTCGGCTTGCTTCTGACAATTTTATTAGTAGGTTGTGGCGAAAAAACACAGGAAGACATTATTGAGGATTTAGATAAAAAACTTGGTGAGATGACAGGGTACAAAGCGAATGCAACAATGACACTACAAACAGGGAAAGACCCTCAAGATTATGAGGTAGAAATCTGGCATCAAAAGGAAAACTATTTCCGTGTAGCATTGAAAAATGAAAACAAAGACCAAAGCCAAATCATTTTAAGAAACGATGACGGAGTATTTGTTTTAACACCAGCATTAAATAAGAGTTTCCGTTTCCAAAGTGACTGGCCAAATAACAATAGCCAAGTTTATTTATACGATTCGTTAATCACAGATATCTTAATGGACCCAGAGCGTCAGTTTTCAGCTAGTGAGGACCATTATGTATTCCAAACGAATACAAACTATCAAAACAAAAACTTAAGTAGCCAAGAAATTACGTTAAATAAAAAGGACTTAGCTCCAGCTTCAGTTAAAATCATGAACCCTGATTTTGAAGTTCTTGTTCAAGTGAATTTCAACTCGTTTGAAATGAACCCGAGCTTTAACGAAGGTGACTTTGACATGGAGAGAAATATGACAGGAGCAAAAATGGAAGTACCGACAATGGCTGAGCCAGAAATGGATGAGCCATTAACAGTTTACTTCCCGATGTATGAGCCTCAAGGAACGTCTTTAACAGACTCTAAGGAGATTAGTACAGAGGATGGTAAGAGAGTTGTGCTTTCTTATACAGGTGAAAACTCATTTACTCTAATTCAACAAAAGAGTCGTGTTGTAACAGCTAGCACACCAATGACGTTAAGTAATGGTGAACCAGTTGATTTAGGATTTACGGTAGGAGTTATGAACGAGAATGAAATTATGTGGTCATACGAAGGAGTAGATTTCTACTTAGCATCGAATGATTTACACAAAGAAGAAATGATGGCTATTGCACGCTCAGTATATGGTACAACTGAAAAATAA
- a CDS encoding NAD(P)H-hydrate dehydratase — protein sequence MMRVVSGEEMRQIDRFTMKEIGLAGEVLMENAGRAVVASLTSKLSMGDKITVLIGSGNNGGDGFVIARGLLELGYFVDVWLIPSKNRIKGEALYHMNVFERSGFQLQQYSEKALVSCLPTYTVIIDTLLGTGVEGPLRSPYKEIIPMINRLSAKIISVDIPSGLPSDGGMNFEDAVRAENTVTLHLPKIGAYTYPSADYYGQLDIVDIGIPDKSHEVIKSNCFLWKENDVKRTLPVRMENSHKGTYGKAMILAGSREMTGAAILAAKSCHRAGSGLVTLAIPEEIHPIVASNVIEATFSICPSKDGSFHLNDCASLLSLSEYNGVGVGPGIGRKSSLEPVIADFLENTQCPLVIDADGLYHLHALLPQLKSRQGETILTPHTGEMARLLGCQVKDVEENRFSLSKQFAKEYGVFLILKGPYTIVTTPDERQFINTTGTPAPAKGGSGDVLTGMILAFIMQHTSIQEALSNAVYFHGKTAELLVEKEGTEFDILSSDLIQFLPKALRTVVNG from the coding sequence ATGATGCGAGTGGTATCTGGCGAAGAAATGCGCCAAATTGACCGTTTTACCATGAAGGAGATTGGATTGGCAGGAGAAGTATTAATGGAGAATGCTGGTCGAGCTGTTGTAGCAAGTCTTACATCGAAGCTGAGTATGGGTGATAAGATTACGGTTTTAATTGGTTCAGGGAACAATGGTGGAGATGGATTTGTCATTGCTAGAGGGCTATTAGAATTAGGGTACTTTGTGGACGTCTGGTTAATTCCAAGTAAAAACCGTATAAAGGGAGAAGCACTCTATCATATGAATGTATTTGAACGTTCAGGTTTCCAACTACAGCAATATAGTGAAAAAGCGCTTGTCTCATGTTTACCCACTTATACAGTCATCATAGATACTTTACTAGGAACTGGGGTAGAAGGACCGCTTCGTTCTCCGTACAAAGAAATCATCCCAATGATAAACCGATTATCAGCTAAGATTATCTCGGTAGATATCCCAAGTGGTTTACCAAGTGATGGGGGAATGAACTTTGAAGATGCTGTTAGAGCTGAGAACACCGTTACATTACACCTTCCAAAGATAGGTGCTTATACGTATCCAAGTGCTGATTATTATGGTCAGCTTGATATTGTCGATATTGGAATACCAGATAAGTCACATGAAGTAATCAAATCTAATTGTTTTTTGTGGAAAGAAAATGACGTGAAGAGGACTCTTCCTGTTCGAATGGAAAATTCTCATAAAGGGACCTATGGAAAAGCTATGATTCTAGCAGGGTCTAGAGAAATGACAGGTGCAGCTATTCTGGCAGCGAAGTCTTGTCATAGAGCAGGATCTGGTCTTGTTACACTTGCTATACCTGAGGAAATTCATCCAATAGTTGCAAGTAATGTAATAGAAGCGACTTTTTCAATATGTCCATCAAAAGACGGCTCTTTTCACCTCAATGACTGCGCCTCTTTATTATCTTTGAGTGAGTATAATGGGGTTGGAGTCGGCCCAGGCATTGGTAGAAAATCCTCTCTAGAGCCAGTCATTGCCGATTTTCTGGAGAATACTCAATGTCCGTTAGTGATAGATGCAGATGGACTGTACCATTTGCACGCTTTATTACCTCAGCTGAAATCTCGTCAAGGGGAGACTATTTTAACTCCTCATACAGGAGAGATGGCACGACTATTAGGTTGCCAAGTAAAGGATGTAGAAGAAAATCGGTTTTCACTCTCTAAGCAATTCGCTAAAGAGTATGGTGTTTTTCTCATTCTTAAAGGACCCTATACGATTGTTACTACGCCTGATGAAAGGCAATTTATTAATACGACTGGTACTCCTGCACCAGCAAAAGGTGGTTCTGGTGATGTGTTAACAGGAATGATTCTGGCATTTATCATGCAACACACATCGATTCAAGAGGCACTAAGTAATGCTGTATACTTTCATGGAAAAACAGCGGAACTACTAGTGGAAAAAGAGGGAACTGAGTTTGATATACTTTCTTCCGATTTAATCCAATTCCTTCCGAAGGCACTACGGACAGTAGTGAATGGTTAA
- the acpS gene encoding holo-ACP synthase — protein MIEGIGIDIVELSRIEKTIARQPRFVEKILTVNELNVFHALSKGRQVEYIAGRFAAKEAFVKAMGTGISKKYSWHDVEILHNENRKPILVAGVAGRLHVSISHSKEYAVAQVIIESSSS, from the coding sequence ATGATAGAAGGAATTGGTATTGATATTGTTGAACTATCTCGTATAGAAAAAACAATCGCAAGACAACCTCGGTTTGTTGAAAAAATTTTAACTGTAAATGAATTGAATGTTTTTCATGCTTTATCTAAAGGTAGACAGGTTGAATATATTGCTGGTCGTTTTGCAGCGAAGGAAGCCTTTGTCAAAGCAATGGGAACTGGAATTTCAAAGAAATATAGTTGGCATGATGTTGAAATTTTACATAATGAAAATAGGAAGCCGATACTAGTGGCAGGTGTTGCTGGAAGGCTTCATGTCTCGATTTCTCACAGTAAAGAATATGCGGTAGCACAAGTAATTATTGAAAGCTCGTCAAGCTAG